AGAGGCCCGAAGGTCCCCCTCTTTGGCCCGTAGGCATTATGCGGTATTAGCCATCGTTTCCAATGGTTATCCCCCACATCAGGGCAATTTCCTAGGCATTACTCACCCGTCCGCCGCTCGCCGCCCATAGACGCACCCGAAGGATTGTTTATGTCGCTGCCGCTCGACTTGCATGTGTTAGGCCTGCCGCCAGCGTTCAATCTGAGCCATGATCAAACTCTTCAATTTAAGATTTTGTCGACTCAATGAATACTGAACATTACATAGTAATGTTTGAATTGACTGTGCTGCTATTTCTAGCAATGGTCACTTCGTTTCATTGAAATCTAATTTGAAGCCTAAGCTTCTAATTTGGATTATCATCAACGAGTGCCCACACAGATTGATAGGTTTGAATTTTTAAAGAGCTTGCTTTGAAAGTTTCTCTCAAAGCGGAGGTGCATTCTAACGAGATAATTGAAAGAGTCAAATACTTTTTTCAATTTATTTTCTCAGAAGCTTTCACCTCTCTGACTGTCGCTGAAGCCTTGTGGCGTCTGCCCTGTCAGTGGAAGCGCATTATAGGGAGCTGGATTTTTATGGCAACCCTTTTTTGCAAAAAAAACGAAATTAATGACCGTTCGTTTAAATTAGCATCAAAAAGACCAAAAAGAGGGCATTTTGCCCTCTTTTAGATCGTGAATATCTTGCTATGTCTATATAAACGCATAAGCGTCGGCAAACATTCTGTCACTTCTCGCCTGTTTGTTCTGCGTAAATTGTTCTCGCGCGGCGCCTGCCATTTCAAAGCGACCAGCAATATAGATGTCAAAGTTCTCTAGCGAGTCAAAGTCCAGATTCACCGCCTCAAGAACATTGCCTACTTTCCCTTGCCAATCTTGATGAGCATCTTCAACTACTGGGACAAAGTGAACATTAGCGTTATTTGCCGCAATTTCTTTCAGCTCAGCTTTTGCGTATAGCTGGCTGATATCACGAGCGCCCCAGTATAGATAAATCGGATTGGTTTTATTTTGTGCAATGCAGTGATCCAAAATAGAACGTACATAACTAAACCCTGTACCACCTGCAATAAGTAAAATAGGGTTATGGCTTTCCTCTCTTACCCACGCTTCCCCATGTGGAGCATCAATCGTAACTGAAGAGCCTTCCGCCAATGCCACCTTCATTGCTTCAACCACTTCAAGAGCGTAAGCGTTATGTTCTGCTGCACCAATATGCAGTTCTAGCTCACCCTCATGGCGACATGGGCTGCTAGCAATAGAAAATGGACGCTTGTCTTTTTCACCCATGACGACCATCAGGTATTGTCCAGCTTTAAACGGCACTGGGTTTTCAGGGTGAAGCAAAATACGATAGGTATTAGATGCTAAGGACTCAATTGACTTTACTTTACATTGAATACTCATGGGTTCCTCTCACTTACTCTTCAAAAGTAAGGACTAAATGACTTTCTGTATGAGCTAGACAGGGAAATATCCAGCCTTGTTGTTGTTCTTGTTCGGTCAGCATGGGGTCAAGGTCATAACTCACCTCACCCGATACTTTTTTACACATACACATAGCACATGCACCGACTTGGCAACGATGAGGGAAACCGATGTTATTGTTGAGCGCAGCTTCCAGCACCGTTTGCCCTTGTGGGACTTCAAATTCTACCTGACTTGGGAGCAAAATAACTTTGTGTGTCATTCGATTCCCAATTGCTGCCAAATGGCGTCGATTTTTGAGACCAATTCAGGATTCTTCTTAATTGGGACTCCCCACTCTCTGAGCTTTTCATCGCCCATTTTATTGGTCGCATCCCAAGCCATACGACTTACGCCAGATTGTGACTCGTTATATAGATGACTATCGCGAGCAGGATCCATGCGTGTGGTTACCGCCCAGATTACATCATTCCAATCACGGATGTTGACATCATCATCGCACACTATGACAAATTTAGGATCGACATACGCCTCTAACTGAGACCAAACAGCCTCTATCGCCTGACGCCCTTGACCGACTTCTTGCTTATCTATCGATAGCAGTATCATCTGCCCTGGCACCGCTCCCTCAGGTAAATAGATATCCAAAATCTGAGGAATATTCTGCCTAATATCTGCAATCTTGCCCGCGAGATCGACGGCAGACTCTTTAGGTTCACTCTGAGTC
This is a stretch of genomic DNA from Vibrio panuliri. It encodes these proteins:
- the fre gene encoding NAD(P)H-flavin reductase, coding for MSIQCKVKSIESLASNTYRILLHPENPVPFKAGQYLMVVMGEKDKRPFSIASSPCRHEGELELHIGAAEHNAYALEVVEAMKVALAEGSSVTIDAPHGEAWVREESHNPILLIAGGTGFSYVRSILDHCIAQNKTNPIYLYWGARDISQLYAKAELKEIAANNANVHFVPVVEDAHQDWQGKVGNVLEAVNLDFDSLENFDIYIAGRFEMAGAAREQFTQNKQARSDRMFADAYAFI
- a CDS encoding 2Fe-2S iron-sulfur cluster-binding protein, with translation MTHKVILLPSQVEFEVPQGQTVLEAALNNNIGFPHRCQVGACAMCMCKKVSGEVSYDLDPMLTEQEQQQGWIFPCLAHTESHLVLTFEE